Proteins from a single region of Cupriavidus sp. MP-37:
- a CDS encoding helix-turn-helix transcriptional regulator, translating into MQIHHWRSGGSVSSPELDHDMLAMRLAGHAKLEQRRLGQVHRSNVFPGNLSLHPRQVESCWSWDRPGSIAIARVPQTLLAEAADATIRLPRAAQRLRNCFGVRDTFAETLIFTLARELQTVAHPAQLLIAESLSCALSAHLVHRFNVGDPGAAPMTGGLQAHALGRVLDYIHGTPEVVTLQALADLANVSRFHFARMFKRSVGETPMAYVERVRLLRAREMIRSGDYPLALVATLVGFADQSHFGRRFKRHFGYTPGELLRRGATPLAEASPQLAPMPQGSMSCVCN; encoded by the coding sequence GTGCAAATCCATCACTGGCGCTCGGGCGGATCGGTGTCGTCGCCGGAGCTGGACCATGACATGCTGGCGATGCGGCTTGCCGGACACGCCAAGCTCGAGCAGCGGCGGCTGGGCCAGGTGCATCGCAGCAACGTCTTTCCCGGCAACCTCAGCCTGCATCCGCGGCAGGTCGAGTCTTGCTGGAGCTGGGACCGGCCGGGCTCGATCGCCATTGCGAGGGTTCCGCAAACCTTGCTGGCCGAAGCCGCCGACGCCACCATCCGCCTGCCGCGCGCCGCGCAGCGGCTGCGCAATTGCTTCGGTGTGCGTGACACCTTTGCCGAGACTCTGATCTTCACGCTGGCGCGCGAACTCCAGACAGTCGCGCATCCGGCGCAGTTGCTGATTGCCGAATCCCTGTCCTGCGCGCTGTCCGCGCATCTCGTGCATCGTTTCAATGTCGGCGACCCGGGGGCAGCGCCGATGACCGGCGGGCTGCAGGCGCATGCCCTCGGCCGGGTCCTGGACTATATCCACGGGACTCCGGAAGTGGTGACGCTGCAAGCCCTGGCGGATCTGGCCAACGTCAGCCGCTTTCATTTCGCGCGCATGTTCAAGCGCAGCGTGGGCGAGACGCCGATGGCGTATGTCGAGCGCGTGCGCCTGTTGCGCGCCCGCGAAATGATCCGCTCGGGGGACTATCCGCTGGCGCTGGTGGCCACGCTGGTGGGGTTTGCCGACCAGTCCCACTTCGGACGGCGCTTCAAGCGGCATTTCGGCTATACGCCGGGCGAGTTGCTCAGGCGTGGCGCCACGCCGCTCGCCGAGGCATCGCCACAGCTTGCGCCCATGCCGCAGGGTTCCATGTCATGCGTTTGTAATTAA
- a CDS encoding SDR family NAD(P)-dependent oxidoreductase: MSKHPFDLTGKVALVTGGNGGIGLGMAEGLAAAGADIAIWGTNADKNAAAADRLAGHGRKVHTELCDVGDEQAVDAAMARTVAALGRIDGCFANAGVGSGSKAPFDQLETEAWRRILRVNLDGAFFTLRAAVRQMLAQGEGGVLCSTASVAAIEGAPRAEHYAATKGGVISMMRGLAVEYARKGIRAHSILPGWIKTEMTSAAQGNDAFQEMVHKRVPMRRWGEGSDFAGIAVYLMSPVSAYHTGDTFVIDGGYTLF; this comes from the coding sequence ATGAGCAAGCATCCGTTCGACCTGACCGGCAAGGTGGCACTGGTGACCGGCGGTAATGGCGGGATCGGCCTGGGCATGGCCGAAGGGCTGGCCGCCGCCGGTGCCGATATCGCGATCTGGGGCACCAACGCGGACAAGAACGCCGCCGCCGCGGACCGGCTTGCCGGGCATGGGCGCAAGGTACATACCGAGCTTTGCGATGTGGGCGACGAGCAGGCGGTCGATGCCGCGATGGCGCGCACGGTGGCGGCGCTCGGCCGCATCGATGGCTGCTTTGCCAACGCCGGCGTCGGCAGCGGCAGCAAGGCACCGTTTGACCAGCTCGAGACCGAAGCCTGGCGCCGGATCCTGCGCGTCAACCTGGACGGGGCGTTCTTCACGCTGCGCGCGGCGGTGCGGCAAATGCTGGCGCAGGGCGAGGGCGGCGTGCTGTGCAGCACGGCGTCGGTCGCCGCCATCGAAGGGGCGCCGCGCGCCGAACACTACGCCGCCACCAAGGGCGGCGTGATTTCGATGATGCGGGGGCTTGCCGTCGAATACGCGCGCAAGGGCATCCGCGCGCATTCGATCCTGCCGGGCTGGATCAAGACCGAGATGACCAGCGCGGCGCAAGGCAACGATGCCTTCCAGGAGATGGTGCACAAGCGCGTGCCGATGCGCCGCTGGGGCGAGGGCAGCGACTTCGCCGGCATCGCGGTCTACCTGATGAGCCCGGTCTCGGCCTACCACACCGGCGATACCTTCGTCATCGACGGCGGCTATACGCTGTTCTGA
- the pdeM gene encoding ligase-associated DNA damage response endonuclease PdeM gives MNVDARTLQDGGALAVSAAGETLWLLPEHALWWPAAGMLMVADVHFGKAAAFRALGQPVPHGTTGDNLALLTRLVRQLPVDELVFLGDFLHARASRTPSVLQALYDWRHALPAALRCTLVRGNHDARAGDPPASMEIAVVSEPAVAGPFALCHMPGTSPLGYVLAGHLHPACRLRGSGADSLRLPCFLFGPRGAILPAFGAFTGHATVRPQADERAYVVGGGRVWPVGPARQNSV, from the coding sequence ATGAACGTCGATGCCCGCACCTTGCAGGACGGCGGCGCGCTAGCCGTGTCCGCAGCCGGCGAAACCCTGTGGCTGCTGCCCGAGCATGCGCTGTGGTGGCCGGCGGCCGGCATGCTGATGGTGGCGGACGTCCACTTCGGCAAGGCCGCGGCCTTCCGCGCGCTGGGGCAGCCGGTGCCGCACGGCACCACCGGCGACAACCTGGCGCTGCTGACCCGGCTGGTGCGGCAGCTGCCGGTCGATGAACTGGTGTTCCTGGGCGACTTCCTGCACGCGCGCGCGTCGCGCACGCCATCGGTGCTGCAGGCGCTGTACGACTGGCGCCACGCATTGCCTGCAGCTCTACGCTGCACGCTGGTACGCGGCAACCATGACGCGCGCGCCGGCGACCCGCCCGCGTCAATGGAGATCGCCGTCGTGTCCGAGCCCGCGGTGGCGGGCCCGTTCGCGCTCTGCCATATGCCTGGCACCTCGCCGCTGGGCTATGTGCTGGCGGGCCATCTGCACCCGGCCTGCCGCCTGCGCGGCAGCGGCGCCGACAGCCTGCGCCTGCCCTGCTTCCTGTTCGGGCCGCGCGGTGCCATCCTGCCGGCGTTCGGCGCCTTCACCGGCCATGCCACGGTGCGGCCGCAGGCCGACGAGCGCGCCTATGTGGTCGGCGGCGGCAGGGTCTGGCCGGTGGGCCCGGCGCGTCAGAACAGCGTATAG